Proteins from a genomic interval of Candidatus Gracilibacteria bacterium:
- a CDS encoding type IV secretory system conjugative DNA transfer family protein, with protein sequence MEFLSNISGNIWAAFRETALPWLMAHPWAFLVGLVAMYVGFKIALKALRIGYDLYRRHDNVFIRITMPREESQKDKEKAQDKDFREKIAIMEQLYRALSELRELNLMNRLKVWLFQCNNISFEIGAQFKQIQFYIVTYKEYAGLVDKQITAFYPDADLQFSNEPPVVHAKGNHCRAYYLYEKELSWYPIKTYKEMENDPLNDLTNVLSKLEKDEYATVQFVARPISNHWHKKAEEFGTFLFKGKKKGGFLSKIPVLKHLNTVFVSLIFGYENAKGTGSNAPGASGGDSYVRMLQTKEEIAKQVGEKANQEGFETVVRVLASSPKRSRLNEMLNNLLLAFTVFRGPGMNYFQNRRVIPLIDFFNTPIMRFNFNHRFSGYGEKESLLGSKELATLFHLPNSRYNYTPVINWLNYKVLPAPMDLPVEGLVLGNNVYRGEKRMVRFSKKDRSRHHYIIGQTGTGKSVYISSLARQDVKNGDGLCVIDPHGDLIEDILLYIPKERAKDVIVFNPSDSERPMGLNILEADTPEQQDMASSQATEIFIKIFGDEIFGPRIQHYFRNACLTLMEDKEEGATLIDVPRIFTDDEFMKYKVTKITNPVVRSFWEHEYANTGDRERQEMIPYFSAKFGPFITNSIMRNTIGQSRSAFNFRKVMDERKILLVNLSKGKIGELNTQLLGLVMVAQIQMAAMSRADIPESERKDFYLYVDEFQNFATDTFCSILSEARKYKLSLIMAHQYINQLVTSKAGAGQSTQIRDAVFGNVGTLQSFKVGAEDAEYLAKEYAPVLTEQDIIGIPNYKSYMKLNVNMATSRPFSLDTIYTEEGKSEKIREIVRQYSRMKYGRKKVFVDQEIQARIGIDMTAPRKEINLFGAPPAAGGGAAGTAATEGISGADIANAIGGESNAVPAVAPEAKEPALAGASVPPAKPV encoded by the coding sequence ATGGAATTTCTATCGAATATCTCGGGTAATATTTGGGCCGCGTTCCGTGAAACAGCCTTGCCGTGGTTGATGGCTCATCCATGGGCTTTTTTGGTTGGACTCGTTGCGATGTATGTTGGGTTTAAAATTGCGTTGAAAGCGCTTCGTATCGGCTACGATCTTTACCGCCGCCATGACAATGTGTTCATTCGAATCACCATGCCGCGCGAAGAATCTCAGAAAGATAAGGAAAAAGCGCAGGACAAGGATTTTCGAGAAAAAATCGCCATCATGGAGCAGTTGTATCGTGCGCTTTCCGAGTTGAGGGAACTCAATTTGATGAATCGACTGAAAGTTTGGTTGTTTCAATGCAATAATATTTCGTTCGAAATCGGAGCTCAATTTAAACAGATTCAATTTTATATTGTGACGTATAAAGAATATGCGGGGCTTGTGGATAAGCAAATCACGGCTTTTTACCCGGATGCGGATCTTCAATTTTCAAATGAACCGCCCGTGGTTCATGCTAAAGGGAATCATTGTCGTGCGTATTATTTGTACGAGAAAGAACTCAGTTGGTATCCGATTAAGACGTATAAAGAGATGGAAAACGATCCGCTCAATGATTTGACCAATGTGCTTTCCAAATTGGAAAAAGATGAATATGCCACGGTTCAATTTGTGGCGCGTCCGATCAGCAATCATTGGCATAAGAAAGCGGAAGAGTTTGGGACATTCTTATTCAAAGGAAAGAAAAAAGGCGGATTTCTTTCAAAAATTCCGGTGCTTAAGCATTTGAATACGGTTTTTGTGTCTTTGATTTTTGGATATGAAAACGCCAAAGGAACGGGTTCCAATGCGCCTGGCGCTTCCGGAGGGGATTCCTATGTTCGTATGTTGCAAACCAAGGAAGAAATCGCCAAACAAGTGGGAGAAAAAGCCAATCAAGAAGGGTTTGAAACCGTGGTTCGCGTGTTGGCGTCTTCGCCCAAACGTTCTCGGTTGAATGAAATGTTGAACAACCTTCTTCTTGCCTTCACCGTATTTCGCGGTCCCGGCATGAATTATTTTCAAAATCGTCGCGTGATTCCGTTGATTGATTTTTTCAATACGCCGATCATGCGGTTTAACTTCAATCATCGTTTTTCCGGTTATGGCGAAAAGGAGTCTTTATTGGGGTCCAAGGAATTGGCTACGTTATTTCACCTCCCGAATTCTCGTTATAATTACACACCGGTGATCAACTGGCTCAATTATAAGGTGCTTCCCGCGCCCATGGATTTGCCGGTGGAGGGTCTTGTTTTGGGAAATAATGTGTATCGCGGTGAAAAACGAATGGTTCGATTCTCGAAAAAAGATCGCAGTCGTCACCATTACATCATTGGACAAACCGGAACAGGTAAATCCGTGTACATCAGTTCTCTGGCTCGACAGGATGTTAAGAATGGAGATGGCTTGTGCGTGATTGATCCGCACGGAGATTTGATCGAGGATATTTTGCTTTATATTCCCAAGGAACGTGCCAAGGACGTGATTGTTTTTAATCCGTCGGACAGCGAACGTCCCATGGGGCTCAATATTCTTGAGGCCGACACGCCGGAGCAACAGGATATGGCGTCCAGTCAGGCCACGGAAATTTTTATTAAAATATTCGGAGATGAAATTTTTGGACCTCGTATTCAGCATTATTTCCGCAACGCGTGTTTGACGTTGATGGAAGATAAAGAAGAAGGTGCGACCCTGATCGATGTGCCGCGTATTTTTACGGATGATGAGTTTATGAAATACAAGGTGACTAAAATTACGAATCCGGTGGTGCGGTCGTTCTGGGAGCATGAATATGCCAATACCGGAGATCGCGAACGCCAAGAAATGATCCCGTATTTCAGTGCCAAATTCGGTCCGTTTATTACGAACTCGATTATGAGAAATACGATCGGACAGTCTCGTTCCGCGTTTAATTTTCGTAAAGTGATGGATGAACGGAAAATTCTTCTCGTGAACCTGTCGAAAGGAAAAATTGGGGAGTTGAACACTCAGCTTCTCGGGTTGGTCATGGTGGCGCAAATTCAGATGGCGGCCATGAGCCGAGCGGATATTCCCGAGTCGGAACGCAAAGATTTTTATCTGTACGTTGATGAGTTCCAAAACTTTGCAACCGATACGTTTTGTTCGATTTTATCTGAAGCTCGTAAATATAAATTGAGCTTGATCATGGCGCATCAATACATCAATCAGTTGGTGACGTCGAAAGCCGGCGCCGGGCAGAGCACCCAGATTCGAGACGCTGTTTTTGGTAACGTGGGGACGTTGCAATCGTTTAAGGTCGGGGCCGAGGATGCCGAGTATTTGGCAAAAGAATACGCCCCGGTTTTGACCGAGCAGGACATCATTGGAATTCCAAACTATAAATCGTATATGAAGTTGAATGTGAATATGGCCACGTCTCGTCCGTTTTCGTTGGATACCATTTATACCGAAGAGGGCAAGAGCGAAAAGATTCGAGAGATTGTCCGTCAGTATTCTCGTATGAAATATGGACGTAAAAAAGTGTTTGTGGACCAAGAAATTCAAGCCCGTATCGGGATCGATATGACTGCGCCGCGCAAGGAAATCAATTTATTTGGAGCTCCGCCCGCGGCCGGAGGAGGTGCGGCCGGCACTGCGGCCACCGAGGGCATTTCCGGGGCTGATATTGCGAATGCGATTGGAGGAGAAAGCAATGCTGTGCCTGCTGTTGCGCCTGAGGCCAAAGAGCCCGCGCTTGCCGGAGCCAGTGTACCTCCTGCCAAACCCGTTTAA
- a CDS encoding matrixin family metalloprotease has translation MARLLPMLAATAMFGLGEGCAQPECAGSDSEYTAMMTDRWGAQGIFNEQKDGSHGFEGFSYWDKNPTVHVKLNPILEEAVAESVEKFNVLLASDNLPTVDLSLSGDYDDFQIDPAEDLPEIAERVKLGDILVASVDLDHFDEVENPAFTISGTTGIHRKDCLSTRIESVAIVTNPTYENGVDLWTVNHEIGHALGLEHALDFGSLMYEHGGGAIFPDPNAEGMGLYCAYNAWDDPETCLDREFTLSDGSVVNMRDGY, from the coding sequence ATGGCAAGATTACTTCCTATGTTGGCGGCGACTGCTATGTTCGGACTGGGAGAAGGGTGCGCTCAGCCTGAGTGCGCTGGCTCTGATTCAGAGTATACGGCTATGATGACCGATAGGTGGGGTGCTCAAGGGATTTTTAATGAGCAAAAGGATGGGAGTCATGGTTTTGAAGGATTTAGTTATTGGGATAAAAATCCAACGGTTCATGTGAAGTTGAATCCGATTTTGGAAGAGGCGGTTGCTGAATCGGTCGAAAAATTTAATGTTTTGCTTGCTTCTGATAATCTTCCTACTGTTGATTTGAGTTTGAGTGGAGATTATGATGATTTCCAAATCGATCCGGCTGAAGATCTTCCCGAAATTGCAGAACGGGTAAAGCTGGGAGATATTTTAGTGGCGAGTGTGGATTTAGATCATTTTGATGAGGTCGAGAATCCGGCTTTTACGATTTCGGGCACAACGGGGATTCATAGAAAAGATTGTCTTAGCACAAGGATTGAGAGTGTTGCGATTGTTACGAATCCCACTTATGAAAATGGGGTAGACCTATGGACCGTGAATCATGAAATAGGGCATGCTTTAGGGTTAGAGCATGCTTTGGATTTCGGTTCTCTTATGTACGAGCATGGAGGAGGCGCTATTTTCCCTGATCCCAATGCTGAAGGTATGGGTTTGTATTGTGCTTATAATGCTTGGGATGATCCGGAAACGTGTTTGGATCGAGAATTTACTTTGTCGGATGGGTCTGTGGTGAATATGAGGGATGGGTATTAA